DNA from Gephyromycinifex aptenodytis:
CCATCTGCTCGGTGGCATCAACGAGTTCGCCGCCGCAGCCGCCGCAGCGGAGGTTCCTCGCCAGCGCCCGTGGGCGGCGCGCACCGCGCAGGCCCGAGCTGCCCAAGCCCAGTTCGCCACTCCTAGACCCGACGGGCCGGGCTGGGGCGTCGACCTCGGGGCTCTGATGGAGGACTGCGCGCAACGCCTCCCCGAGGACGCCGTCATCACCTACGGCGCGGGTAACCATGCGTTGTGGGCGCAGCGCTACCTGGTACACCACCGACCCGGCACCCTCGTCGCGCCGCGTAACGGCGCGATGGGCGTGGGAATCCCAGCTGCGGTGGCGGCCGGGCTGATCCACCCCGGGCGGCGGGTCCTGTCCGTCGCCGGTGACGGCTGCTTTCTGATGAACGCTCAAGAGCTGGCCGTGGCGGCAGCAGCCGGCGTCCGACTGTGTGTGCTCGTGGTCGACAACAGCCAGTACGGCACGATCCGGGAGCACCAGGAGCGGCACTATCCCGGCCGGGTCAGCGGCACCGGGCTGAGCAATCCCGACTTCGCGATGTACGCCCGCTCCTTCGGGGCCCTCGGCTTGAGCGCCGCCACCACGAGCGAGGCGATCGAGGCAGTGGCCGAGGCGTTCGCGTACGACGCCCTCAGCCTGATCCACCTGCGCGTCGACCCTGACCTGGCCGGGCCGGCAGCGATGCGGTGACAGTGCAGCCGCACGCCTGCGAGGGCGCTAACACATCCCCAGCGGGACTCAGCCCAACATCCCCCTGATGTATCTATCGAGGTCCCAAAAGTAAGGACTTAGTCAAGTTTCCTTTTGTAATCGGCAAAAATCCTCGCGTATGGTCAGCGAATCGGCGCAACCAGGCGGGGCCTGGGGCATGCCGTGGGGACCGAAATCGCCGACGGGGGTCGGTGTGACAAACAAGGGGAACGCATGAACTACGACGCGAGCTTGACCTGTGCCAGCTGCCGAGGCTGGTCGTGCATGTCCTGCGTGGCTGCACGACCCCACGAGGTCTGCCTGAACGACTGCCCCGAATGCGACGACCCGCGCGCAGCCGTCGAAGAGCCCTGGGACGCGCCTGTTCCGGTGGGCCGCAGCCAGGTCTACGCGGCCTACCCCGTCAAGCACGAACAATGGCGTCGCCCAGAGGTCACCGCGCGCCGTCGCGATGCGCTGGCGACGATCCGCAACGGCCGTCACGCCCGGCGTCGGGCGACCCGCCTGGTCGGCTGAGCTCGCGCTCGCGTTCTCCGGCGCGGGGCGCAGTCCCGGACTCGCGCCCCTGCCGGTCGGCATCATCCAGACCGGGCACCCCGCGCAGATCTTCCGGGTCGACCAGCAGCGAACCGGTGACTTTATGGTGCGGCCAGTCCAGGGTCCGCGGGACAGTCATCGTCACGTAGTTGGGCCGTTCCCGAGCGCGGATGTCCTCGGCCGTGATCGGCAGGAGGGGTTGCGGCGGGTTCGCCGTCCACGCCGCGATGAACATCGTGAAACGAAGAGCCAGGTTGATCCACAGCAGCAACGTGACGATCGCCGCGAACGAAGCCAGCAGCGGATCATCGATGGATCCCAGCAACGACGTCCCCCCCAAACGCAACACGCCGGTACCTGCCGCGCCGAACAACGCACCGGCGATGAGGTCGCGGCGTGGCGGGCGCACTCCGGCGGTGACGCTGAACAACATGAGGAAGACGCACGTGTCGACCAGGGCAGCCGCGCCCCAGGCCGCGCTGCGCAACGCCACTCCGACCCCGGGCCCGCTCACCCCCAGTACGTCGAACACGGCCCCGCCGGCGAAGGAAGCGGCCGAACCCAACACCGAGGCCAGCAGCACCCCGCCGCCCAGGACGATGAAACCGACCAGGTCCCGCGTCTTGCCGTAGAGGAAGGGCACCGGGGCACCCGCCAGCCCGAACATGGCGCGGATGGATCTGCGCAGCCCCGTCATCATCGCCAACGCCGTCCACAACACGACGATCGAGGAAACGATCGTGGTCCACGACCATGGGTCGTCGGCGATGAGCGTCTCCGGTTTGACCAGACCCGATCCCTGGCCGCGATCAATGAGGCCGGGCAACACCTCTTCAACCGCTTGCAGCGCCATCTCCATCAACTCGGGTCGACTCCCGAGGAAGGCGCGCAGCACATTGATGATGATCGTCAGCGCAGCCGTCACCGATAGCAGCGCCGAGTAGGTCACTCCGCCGGAGAACAGCGCACCGCGCCCGAAGTGGTACCGCAGCCCGGCGCGCACCAGACGAAACCGCATCGCGCGGGCGCACAGCCGCCCTCCGACACGCCAGACCCGGGCTATCGGGGAAGGAAGCTCGCCCCGCTTATGCGACATGGGGGTCACCGTAGCGGCAGCGACCGGCCCCGGGGGAGCACCGACGCTGCTTTTTGACTGAGCCAACCCCCGGATTCGGCCGAGGGTGGTGTTCGGGCTCACGAAACCGTCATAGCCGTAAAGCCGACGGGCTTGTGGTGGGGGTCCTAGGCTGCGCCCATGGTCAATAAGGATCGGCGCAAGGTAGGCCTGCTGCCAAAAATCATCATCGCCATCATTCTCGGCATCGTCTGCGGGTTGTTCTTCCCTGAGTGGCTCACGAGAGTATTCGTCACGTTCAACGGGCTCTTCGGCAACTTCCTGTCATTCGTCATCCCCCTGATCATCCTGGGGTTGATCGCCCCGGCCATCTCCGAGCTGGGCAAGGGCGCCGGTAAGTGGCTCGCTGTGACTGCCGGGATCGC
Protein-coding regions in this window:
- a CDS encoding YihY/virulence factor BrkB family protein, whose product is MSHKRGELPSPIARVWRVGGRLCARAMRFRLVRAGLRYHFGRGALFSGGVTYSALLSVTAALTIIINVLRAFLGSRPELMEMALQAVEEVLPGLIDRGQGSGLVKPETLIADDPWSWTTIVSSIVVLWTALAMMTGLRRSIRAMFGLAGAPVPFLYGKTRDLVGFIVLGGGVLLASVLGSAASFAGGAVFDVLGVSGPGVGVALRSAAWGAAALVDTCVFLMLFSVTAGVRPPRRDLIAGALFGAAGTGVLRLGGTSLLGSIDDPLLASFAAIVTLLLWINLALRFTMFIAAWTANPPQPLLPITAEDIRARERPNYVTMTVPRTLDWPHHKVTGSLLVDPEDLRGVPGLDDADRQGRESGTAPRAGERERELSRPGGSPDAGRDGRCGSSPAHRDGAR